The Acidobacteriota bacterium genome has a segment encoding these proteins:
- a CDS encoding OmpH family outer membrane protein, with protein MTVRTFVLGLAIAAASTPAARADTTMPESAAQPAASFPADARIGFLDFQRIASTSAEGKAAMAKLEDLRTRRMTDLSERNTRLQALQTKLVEGAAVLSDQARAQLQRDIDRAQVDIQRFAQDADAELEELQRALLTDFQAKVAPVVVQLAQDKGLHVIFDVAEAGLAWFSPTLDLSAEVVARLDAAAGAAGSAAPGAPEP; from the coding sequence ATGACCGTGCGGACCTTCGTTCTCGGCCTCGCCATCGCCGCCGCCTCGACGCCGGCGGCTCGGGCCGACACGACGATGCCAGAGTCGGCGGCCCAGCCAGCTGCGAGCTTCCCCGCCGACGCCCGGATCGGATTCCTCGACTTCCAACGCATCGCCAGCACGTCGGCCGAGGGGAAGGCCGCGATGGCGAAACTCGAGGACCTGCGCACGCGCCGGATGACCGACCTCTCCGAGCGCAACACGCGGCTGCAGGCGCTGCAGACGAAGCTCGTCGAGGGCGCCGCCGTGCTCTCCGACCAGGCACGCGCGCAGCTCCAACGGGACATCGACCGTGCCCAGGTCGACATCCAGCGCTTCGCGCAGGACGCCGATGCCGAGCTCGAAGAACTGCAGCGCGCGCTGCTCACCGACTTCCAGGCCAAGGTGGCGCCGGTGGTGGTGCAGCTCGCGCAGGACAAGGGTCTTCACGTCATCTTCGACGTGGCCGAGGCCGGCCTCGCCTGGTTCAGCCCCACGCTCGATCTCTCGGCCGAGGTCGTCGCCAGGCTCGATGCGGCGGCGGGCGCGGCCGGAAGCGCCGCGCCAGGCGCACCGGAGCCGTGA
- a CDS encoding glutaredoxin family protein, protein MPGNSAAAHVTLYTRPGCSLCDTMHTALVRLGYRVTEVNIDDDPELTRRYRLDIPVAVGAPGPTRAGDPPPGGGGCAPAAPPPGGDAGPP, encoded by the coding sequence ATGCCCGGAAACAGCGCCGCTGCGCACGTCACCCTCTACACACGTCCGGGCTGCTCGCTCTGCGACACGATGCACACCGCCCTCGTCCGGCTCGGCTACCGCGTCACCGAGGTGAACATCGACGATGACCCGGAACTGACGCGCCGCTACCGCCTCGACATCCCGGTGGCCGTGGGCGCCCCTGGGCCCACCCGCGCGGGGGACCCCCCCCCCGGGGGTGGCGGGTGCGCCCCCGCCGCCCCGCCGCCCGGGGGGGACGCCGGCCCCCCCC
- a CDS encoding M20/M25/M40 family metallo-hydrolase, which yields MFTTRSSVPVSALAAVALLLTAGPALAQRALPQALADPLVDAALADLDARRDALAAWLAAIGGIVSPSGQEHARAEAVAAEMRRVGLQQVVVDEAPNAIGVIPGRSGRALVFVSTLDDLATVAEHQRAASAPPRVEGDRVVGPGTNTSLTTAAMVAAAGALAASGIRPEHDLVFAAVAQEETGLVGMKALHARYRDRAIAFVDVLGDGSTITYGAMTIHWWRVVGSGPPGHSLGGGLPNVNQGIGRAVDRILGLPHPERHRDTRTVINVARLQSGAVFNHKPAAGWFSLDVRSLDAAVVEEIEAAARDVLDRVTGETGITFVMEPEQLTPGGQIPGFEASPLVTTAAAIARHLGVEGRLGNAGSSNMNVALGAGTPAIGLGGSRGGRRGFADEWADIPALMRTARHVLLLAATMGF from the coding sequence ATGTTCACGACCCGGTCCTCCGTGCCGGTCTCAGCGCTCGCCGCCGTCGCCCTCCTGCTGACGGCCGGGCCGGCCCTCGCGCAGCGTGCGCTCCCCCAGGCGCTTGCCGATCCCCTCGTCGACGCGGCCCTCGCCGACCTCGACGCGCGCCGCGACGCCCTCGCCGCCTGGCTCGCCGCCATCGGCGGCATCGTCTCGCCGTCCGGGCAGGAGCACGCCCGTGCCGAGGCCGTGGCCGCCGAGATGCGGCGCGTCGGCCTCCAGCAGGTCGTCGTCGACGAGGCGCCGAACGCCATCGGCGTCATTCCGGGCCGATCGGGCCGGGCCCTCGTGTTCGTGTCGACACTCGACGACCTTGCCACCGTCGCCGAACACCAGCGCGCCGCGTCGGCGCCGCCGCGCGTCGAGGGCGACCGGGTGGTCGGCCCGGGTACCAACACGTCGCTCACGACGGCCGCCATGGTGGCGGCAGCCGGGGCCCTTGCCGCCAGTGGGATCCGTCCCGAACACGACCTCGTCTTCGCTGCCGTCGCACAGGAGGAAACGGGCCTCGTCGGCATGAAGGCCTTGCACGCCCGCTACCGCGACCGCGCCATCGCGTTCGTCGACGTGCTCGGCGACGGCTCGACCATCACCTACGGCGCCATGACCATTCACTGGTGGCGCGTGGTCGGCTCCGGGCCGCCGGGCCACTCGCTCGGCGGCGGGCTGCCGAACGTCAACCAGGGGATCGGCCGGGCGGTCGACCGCATTCTCGGACTGCCGCATCCCGAGCGCCACCGCGATACGCGCACCGTCATCAACGTCGCAAGGCTGCAAAGCGGTGCCGTCTTCAATCACAAGCCCGCCGCCGGCTGGTTCTCCCTTGATGTGCGCTCGCTCGACGCCGCCGTGGTCGAGGAGATCGAGGCGGCCGCGCGCGACGTGCTGGACCGCGTCACGGGGGAAACCGGCATCACGTTCGTGATGGAGCCGGAGCAGTTGACGCCGGGCGGGCAGATCCCCGGGTTCGAGGCGTCGCCGCTCGTCACGACGGCCGCCGCCATCGCACGCCACCTCGGCGTCGAGGGCCGTCTCGGCAACGCGGGCTCGTCGAACATGAACGTCGCGCTCGGGGCGGGCACGCCGGCCATCGGCCTCGGCGGCAGCCGGGGCGGCCGCCGCGGCTTCGCGGACGAGTGGGCCGACATCCCGGCGCTCATGCGGACGGCGCGCCACGTGCTGCTGCTCGCGGCGACGATGGGGTTCTGA
- a CDS encoding TonB-dependent receptor gives MRALTLVAGIVVLLVGQAAAQTGQLDQAAPARPADQQTPPPAPPAEEQPPVYTEQVVVTASRVEQQLVNAPATVSLVTSDVIESTPATNYAELLRAVPGMNITQTSARDFNITVRGATSTLSTSQLALLDGRSLYLDFFGFVAWDLLPVNPNELRQIEVIRGPASAVWGANALNGVINFISKTPRELHGDSVTISAGAFGRKVGGQGEGAGALFSVNGTHARAVNDRWAYKISAGAYTSDAFARPTGLIPNATGTAYPPFRNQGTKQPKFDARVDYDDPEGRYRLTLAGGYSGTDGIIHTGIGPFDMDQIGLGYATLRYSRGAMRFSVFTNLLNGDATALLAVGPTGQPIPFAFDTKTFDVEFGNVNAVGTRHVLSYGGNIRYNQFDLSIAPRGDNRAEFGAYFQDEIFLTDHLRWNIGARVDKFDVIDQAVFSPRTALIVKLAPEQAIRLSYNKAFRAPSLINNFLETTIVNQLDLRLINPLFAGRQYNFPVDALGNEDLKEESTESYEIAYTGVINQRATVTAAFYYTRNSDEIFFTQVDRYRAFAPPPGWLQALAPLPPATALGVLEVLPPACTPPLGPGCTTGGLPSRFSYRNLGTVRNKGLELGIDGAVSRALNVFANYSYQATPDPDFDLSEVNLPPTHRFNAGFSFSEGRVLGNAVVTYQGDAYWQDVLDSRFHGPTKAYTQVNGAIGLRWADGKVVTTIKAINLFDREIQSHVFGDILKRQVIGEVRLTF, from the coding sequence ATGAGAGCCCTCACTCTGGTGGCCGGCATCGTCGTGCTGCTCGTCGGCCAGGCCGCCGCGCAGACGGGTCAGTTGGACCAGGCGGCGCCCGCGCGCCCCGCGGATCAGCAGACGCCGCCGCCCGCCCCGCCGGCAGAAGAACAGCCTCCGGTCTACACCGAGCAGGTCGTGGTCACCGCGTCGCGCGTCGAGCAGCAGCTCGTGAACGCGCCCGCCACGGTGAGCCTCGTCACGTCGGATGTCATCGAGAGCACGCCCGCGACCAACTACGCCGAGCTGCTGCGGGCGGTGCCGGGCATGAACATCACGCAAACCTCGGCGCGCGACTTCAACATCACGGTCCGCGGCGCGACGTCGACGCTGTCGACCTCGCAGCTCGCGCTGCTCGACGGACGCAGTCTCTACCTCGATTTCTTCGGCTTCGTCGCGTGGGATCTGCTGCCCGTCAACCCGAACGAGCTCAGGCAGATCGAGGTCATCCGCGGGCCGGCGTCGGCCGTCTGGGGCGCGAACGCCCTGAACGGCGTGATCAACTTCATCTCGAAGACGCCGCGCGAACTCCATGGCGACAGCGTGACGATCTCCGCCGGGGCGTTCGGGCGCAAGGTCGGTGGTCAGGGCGAGGGTGCCGGCGCGCTCTTCTCGGTCAACGGCACGCACGCGCGGGCGGTGAACGATCGCTGGGCCTACAAGATCTCGGCGGGGGCCTACACGTCGGATGCCTTCGCGCGGCCGACGGGTCTCATCCCGAATGCCACGGGCACGGCCTACCCGCCGTTTCGGAACCAGGGCACGAAGCAGCCGAAGTTCGACGCACGGGTCGACTACGACGACCCCGAAGGCCGGTACCGGCTCACCCTCGCGGGCGGCTACTCCGGGACCGACGGGATCATCCACACGGGCATCGGGCCGTTCGACATGGACCAGATCGGGCTCGGCTACGCGACGCTGCGCTACAGCCGGGGCGCGATGCGCTTCAGCGTGTTCACCAACCTGCTGAACGGCGACGCGACGGCGCTGCTCGCCGTCGGGCCGACGGGCCAGCCCATTCCCTTCGCGTTCGACACGAAGACGTTCGACGTGGAGTTCGGCAACGTGAACGCGGTCGGCACGCGGCACGTCCTCAGCTACGGCGGCAACATCCGCTACAACCAGTTCGACCTGTCGATTGCGCCGCGCGGCGACAATCGCGCCGAGTTCGGCGCGTATTTCCAGGACGAGATCTTCCTCACCGACCACCTGCGGTGGAACATCGGCGCGCGGGTCGACAAGTTCGACGTGATCGACCAGGCCGTGTTCTCGCCACGCACGGCGCTCATCGTGAAGCTCGCGCCCGAGCAGGCCATTCGTCTCTCGTACAACAAGGCGTTCCGCGCGCCGTCGCTCATCAACAACTTCCTCGAGACGACCATCGTCAACCAGCTCGACCTGAGGCTCATCAACCCGCTCTTCGCCGGCCGCCAGTACAACTTCCCGGTCGACGCGCTGGGCAACGAGGACCTGAAGGAGGAATCGACCGAGTCGTACGAGATCGCCTACACGGGCGTGATCAACCAACGCGCCACCGTGACGGCGGCGTTCTACTACACCAGGAACTCCGACGAGATCTTCTTCACGCAGGTCGATCGCTACCGCGCGTTCGCGCCACCGCCTGGCTGGCTCCAGGCGCTCGCGCCGCTGCCGCCGGCGACGGCGCTCGGCGTGCTCGAAGTGCTGCCGCCCGCGTGCACGCCGCCGCTCGGCCCCGGCTGCACCACGGGCGGGCTGCCGTCGCGGTTCAGCTATCGGAACCTGGGCACGGTGCGGAACAAGGGCCTCGAGCTCGGCATCGACGGCGCGGTGAGCCGGGCGCTCAACGTGTTCGCCAACTACTCGTACCAGGCCACACCCGACCCCGACTTCGACCTTTCGGAGGTCAACCTGCCGCCGACGCACCGCTTCAACGCGGGGTTCAGCTTCAGCGAAGGGCGCGTGCTCGGCAACGCCGTGGTCACCTACCAGGGCGACGCGTACTGGCAGGACGTGCTCGACTCCCGCTTCCACGGTCCGACGAAGGCGTACACGCAGGTGAACGGCGCCATCGGCCTTCGCTGGGCCGACGGCAAGGTCGTGACGACGATCAAGGCGATCAACCTCTTCGACCGGGAGATCCAGTCGCACGTCTTCGGCGACATCCTGAAGCGCCAGGTGATCGGCGAGGTGCGGTTGACGTTCTGA
- a CDS encoding Uma2 family endonuclease, with protein MSERVTVGEYLSGPEDTRPMELVYGVVREPPAPLWGHQAVVVRTVVLLEGHVREHGLGHVGVAPTDVVLDRDRALIVQPDVFFVSNARASLLGDVVWGAPDLVVEITSRRTARRDRTTKLRWYQEYGTRECWLVDPERERVTVYDFTRADRSAFAAHTGGASVRSSVLPRFDEPAEDFFPTRSGFGFGRPASS; from the coding sequence ATGAGCGAGCGAGTGACGGTCGGAGAGTATCTTTCTGGGCCGGAGGACACGCGCCCGATGGAGCTCGTCTACGGCGTCGTTCGCGAGCCACCGGCCCCTTTGTGGGGCCATCAGGCCGTGGTCGTTCGTACGGTGGTGTTGCTCGAGGGCCACGTCCGCGAACACGGCCTCGGTCACGTCGGGGTGGCACCGACCGACGTCGTGCTCGACCGCGACCGCGCCCTCATCGTGCAGCCCGACGTCTTTTTCGTGTCGAACGCGCGAGCCTCGCTCCTCGGAGACGTCGTCTGGGGTGCGCCCGATCTCGTCGTCGAGATCACGTCGCGCCGGACCGCTCGACGCGATCGGACGACGAAGCTTCGTTGGTATCAGGAATACGGCACGCGCGAGTGCTGGCTGGTCGACCCCGAGCGCGAGCGCGTCACGGTGTACGACTTCACGCGCGCCGATCGGTCCGCGTTCGCGGCCCACACGGGCGGGGCGAGCGTGCGGTCGTCGGTGCTCCCTCGGTTCGACGAGCCGGCCGAGGACTTCTTCCCCACTCGCAGCGGATTCGGCTTCGGACGCCCGGCCTCGAGCTGA
- a CDS encoding MoxR family ATPase, which translates to MLIGLLVNGHVLLEGPPGVAKTLAVRTLAGALALTFHRLQFTPDLLPADVIGTLVYDPRDTTFKVRHGPVFAHLVLADEINRAPAKVQSALLEAMQERQVTIGETSHALPDPFLVLATENPLEHEGTYPLPEAQLDRFLMQVVVPYPSRDEELEILDHHLHGEPPSARPVVEWPAVAAAREAVGQVHLEPALRGYILDLVRATRGAVAGTPGAAVRFGASPRAAVHLALAARAHAFLGHRAFVLPEDVKEVAPDVLRHRLSLHWEAEAAGATADGVIAELLASVRIP; encoded by the coding sequence ATGCTGATCGGCCTGCTGGTGAACGGCCACGTGCTGCTCGAGGGGCCGCCCGGCGTGGCCAAGACGCTCGCCGTGCGGACACTGGCCGGTGCGCTCGCGCTGACGTTCCATCGCCTGCAGTTCACGCCGGACCTGCTGCCAGCCGACGTGATCGGCACGCTGGTCTACGACCCCCGCGACACGACGTTCAAGGTACGGCACGGCCCCGTCTTCGCGCACCTCGTGCTCGCCGACGAGATCAACCGTGCGCCGGCCAAGGTGCAGAGCGCGCTGCTCGAGGCCATGCAGGAGCGCCAGGTGACGATCGGCGAGACCTCGCACGCCCTGCCCGATCCGTTCCTCGTGCTGGCCACCGAGAACCCGCTCGAGCACGAGGGCACCTACCCGCTGCCGGAAGCGCAGCTCGACCGGTTCCTGATGCAGGTCGTGGTGCCCTACCCCTCGCGTGACGAGGAGCTCGAGATCCTCGATCACCACCTGCACGGCGAACCGCCCTCGGCGCGCCCGGTCGTCGAATGGCCGGCGGTGGCGGCGGCCCGTGAGGCGGTCGGGCAGGTCCATCTCGAGCCGGCCCTGCGCGGGTACATCCTCGATCTCGTCCGCGCCACGCGCGGGGCGGTCGCCGGGACCCCAGGCGCGGCCGTGCGTTTCGGCGCGTCGCCGCGCGCGGCCGTACACCTCGCGCTCGCCGCGCGCGCGCACGCCTTCCTCGGCCATCGCGCGTTCGTCCTGCCCGAGGACGTCAAGGAAGTGGCGCCGGACGTGCTGCGCCATCGGCTGTCGTTGCACTGGGAAGCGGAGGCCGCGGGCGCAACCGCCGACGGCGTCATCGCCGAGTTGCTCGCCAGCGTGCGCATCCCGTGA